The following coding sequences lie in one Microbacterium sp. XT11 genomic window:
- the tyrS gene encoding tyrosine--tRNA ligase: MPRADSLERVSTPALTTATPAIDPSFENVWDELVWRGLVHVSTDQEALRALLAGDPITYYCGFDPTAPSLHLGNLVQLLTLRRIQLAGHKPLGLVGGSTGLIGDPRPTAERTLNTRETVAEWVDRLRSQVERYLSFEGENAARIVNNLDWTAPLSAIDFLREIGKHYRVGTMLKKDAVAARLNSDAGISYTEFSYQILQGLDFLELYRQYGCVLQTGGSDQWGNLTSGTDLIHRVEGVSVHAIGTPLITNSDGTKFGKSEGNAVWLDADMCSPYRMYQFWLGTADADVIDRLKVFTFLTRAEIEEYAALVESEPFRRAAQKRLALEVVATVHGIEAAESVIAASEALFGQGDLRALDAATLRSALEELPHAEVATGTPVIEALVTTGLVSSLSEARRAIAQGGVSLDGERVDEDTAVVTGSLPGGVSVLRRGKKTLAGLFVG; this comes from the coding sequence ATGCCGCGCGCTGATAGCCTTGAGCGCGTGTCAACTCCCGCTCTGACGACCGCGACACCGGCGATCGACCCCTCGTTCGAGAACGTGTGGGACGAACTGGTGTGGCGCGGCCTCGTCCACGTGTCCACCGACCAGGAGGCGCTGCGCGCCCTGCTCGCGGGAGACCCCATCACGTATTACTGCGGGTTCGACCCCACGGCGCCGAGCCTGCACCTGGGCAATCTCGTGCAGCTGCTGACCCTTCGTCGCATCCAGCTCGCCGGTCACAAGCCGCTCGGGCTCGTCGGCGGATCGACGGGTCTCATCGGTGACCCTCGGCCCACCGCCGAGCGCACGCTCAACACGCGCGAGACCGTGGCCGAGTGGGTCGACCGGCTGCGGTCGCAGGTGGAGCGCTACCTGAGTTTCGAGGGCGAGAACGCCGCGCGGATCGTCAACAACCTCGACTGGACGGCTCCGCTGTCGGCGATCGACTTCCTGCGCGAGATCGGCAAGCACTATCGCGTCGGGACCATGCTGAAGAAGGACGCGGTCGCCGCGCGATTGAACTCGGATGCGGGCATCAGCTACACGGAGTTCAGCTACCAGATCCTGCAGGGGCTGGATTTCCTGGAGCTGTACCGGCAGTACGGCTGCGTGCTGCAGACCGGTGGCAGCGATCAGTGGGGCAACCTCACCAGCGGCACGGACCTCATCCACCGGGTCGAGGGCGTTTCGGTGCACGCGATCGGCACGCCGCTGATCACGAACAGCGACGGCACGAAGTTCGGCAAGAGCGAGGGCAATGCCGTCTGGCTGGATGCCGACATGTGCAGCCCGTACCGCATGTACCAGTTCTGGCTGGGAACGGCCGACGCCGACGTGATCGACCGCCTCAAGGTGTTCACGTTCCTCACCCGCGCGGAGATCGAGGAGTACGCCGCTCTCGTGGAGTCGGAGCCGTTCCGTCGTGCTGCCCAGAAGCGCCTCGCCCTCGAGGTCGTCGCCACGGTGCACGGCATCGAGGCGGCCGAGTCCGTGATCGCGGCATCCGAGGCGCTGTTCGGCCAGGGCGACCTGAGGGCGCTCGACGCGGCCACCCTGCGTTCGGCGCTCGAGGAGCTCCCGCATGCCGAGGTCGCGACCGGCACGCCCGTGATCGAGGCGCTCGTGACCACGGGGCTGGTCTCGAGCCTGTCGGAGGCGCGGCGTGCGATCGCACAGGGCGGTGTGTCGCTCGACGGTGAACGGGTGGACGAGGACACGGCCGTGGTGACGGGATCGCTCCCCGGCGGCGTCTCGGTGCTCCGGCGCGGCAAGAAGACGCTCGCCGGCCTGTTCGTCGGCTGA
- a CDS encoding SatD family protein, producing MVIAVLADIVGSRRLRDRGAAQHVLDQAIADVDDDLPLALQRLTPTVGDEQQGVYRTLSDALVSLLMIQLRLPDGVAFRFGVGIGEVRTVASVHGELSDGPGWYAAREAIETVHAREARAVPRTRSWIVGAPGQDEVMQSTIAASNAYLLVRDELVGAMSERERRLTYGRLLGRSQHDLAAEEGVTQPSVSKALRTAGSAAIIEGVTALRGEPS from the coding sequence ATGGTCATCGCGGTCCTCGCAGACATCGTCGGGTCGCGGCGCCTCCGCGACCGAGGCGCTGCGCAGCACGTGCTCGATCAGGCCATCGCCGACGTCGACGACGACCTGCCTCTCGCCCTCCAGCGCCTCACGCCCACCGTGGGCGATGAGCAGCAGGGCGTCTACCGCACCCTCTCCGACGCGCTCGTCTCGCTCCTCATGATCCAGCTGCGGCTGCCCGACGGCGTCGCCTTCCGCTTCGGTGTGGGCATCGGCGAGGTGCGCACGGTCGCTTCGGTGCACGGAGAGCTGTCGGACGGACCCGGGTGGTACGCCGCGCGGGAGGCGATCGAGACCGTGCACGCCCGAGAAGCGCGCGCCGTGCCGCGCACGCGCAGCTGGATTGTCGGAGCCCCGGGGCAGGATGAAGTCATGCAGAGCACGATCGCCGCGTCGAACGCGTACCTCCTCGTGCGCGACGAACTGGTGGGCGCCATGAGCGAACGCGAACGCCGCCTCACCTACGGTCGTCTGCTCGGCCGCTCGCAGCACGACCTCGCCGCCGAAGAGGGCGTGACCCAGCCGAGCGTCTCGAAGGCGCTGCGCACCGCCGGGTCCGCCGCCATCATCGAGGGCGTCACGGCGCTCAGGGGAGAGCCGTCGTGA
- a CDS encoding DUF1349 domain-containing protein, with protein sequence MPEMTPIPWTDGTWTHEPASAAPQGDALVVTAVEDSDAWRHTAYGFVHDTEHALVAPLAVGEAMEVTFHAPWEGQFDQAGIFVRIDDERWIKAGVEFADGHLGLGAVVTDGSSDWSVGHVDDWRDSELTVRVSRWPDAVIVRARAGDGDWRLVRVAPFDGAAAASAGPFLAAPTRAGLTVVFTRWVRTSADDSLH encoded by the coding sequence ATGCCTGAGATGACCCCCATCCCCTGGACCGACGGAACCTGGACGCACGAGCCCGCATCCGCCGCTCCGCAGGGCGACGCCCTCGTGGTCACCGCGGTCGAAGACAGTGACGCCTGGCGCCACACGGCGTACGGGTTCGTCCACGACACCGAGCACGCCCTCGTCGCCCCGCTGGCGGTCGGCGAAGCCATGGAGGTGACGTTCCACGCACCCTGGGAGGGGCAGTTCGACCAGGCAGGGATCTTCGTGCGGATCGACGACGAGCGCTGGATCAAGGCCGGCGTCGAGTTCGCCGACGGGCATCTGGGACTCGGCGCCGTCGTCACCGACGGGAGCTCCGACTGGTCCGTCGGTCACGTCGACGACTGGCGCGACAGCGAGCTCACCGTGCGGGTGAGCCGGTGGCCGGATGCCGTCATCGTGCGAGCCCGCGCAGGAGACGGCGACTGGCGGCTCGTGCGCGTGGCCCCGTTCGACGGCGCGGCCGCGGCATCCGCCGGCCCGTTCCTCGCCGCGCCCACCCGCGCGGGTCTCACCGTCGTCTTCACGCGATGGGTGCGCACCTCGGCCGACGACTCCCTGCACTGA
- the argH gene encoding argininosuccinate lyase, which produces MTEGTHGGTNEGALWGARFASGPSPELAELSRSTHFDWILAPYDIAGSHAHATALAAAGYLEPDEAARMHEGLDAVARKVAEGAIVPMPTDEDVHGALEQALIAELGPELGGRLRAGRSRNDQIATLVRMYLIDHARVIARDILRVIDALVAQAEAHPDAILPGRTHLQHAQPVLLAHHLQAHAWPLVRELERLVDWRRRAGASPYGGGALAGSTLGLDPELVARELGLDRPAENSLDGTAARDVVAEFAFIAAMTGVDLSRLAEEIILWNTHEFGFVTLHDSYSTGSSIMPQKKNPDIAELARGKSGRLIGNLSGLLATLKGLPLAYNRDLQEDKEPVFDSVQTLEVVLPAFAGMIATLRFDTQRMAELAPQGFSLATDVAEWLVKRRVPFRDAHEISGALVRACEEHGIGLEDASDELLLSVSPHLVPQVREVLTIEGSVASRTGAGGTAPVRVSEQRAELIARAQAAAHALGL; this is translated from the coding sequence ATGACCGAAGGCACGCACGGAGGCACCAACGAGGGAGCGCTCTGGGGTGCGCGGTTCGCGAGCGGGCCGTCGCCCGAGCTCGCCGAGCTGAGCAGGTCGACGCACTTCGACTGGATCCTCGCCCCGTACGACATCGCAGGATCGCACGCGCACGCCACCGCGCTCGCCGCGGCCGGGTATCTGGAGCCCGACGAGGCCGCGCGCATGCACGAGGGGCTGGACGCCGTCGCGCGTAAGGTCGCCGAGGGCGCCATCGTGCCGATGCCGACCGACGAAGACGTGCACGGGGCTCTCGAACAGGCGCTCATCGCGGAGCTCGGTCCTGAGCTCGGAGGCCGGCTGAGGGCAGGACGAAGCCGCAACGACCAGATCGCGACGCTCGTGCGGATGTACCTCATCGACCACGCGCGGGTGATCGCGCGCGACATCCTGCGCGTCATCGACGCTCTCGTCGCACAGGCGGAGGCGCACCCGGATGCGATCCTCCCCGGACGCACGCATCTCCAGCACGCGCAGCCCGTGCTCCTCGCCCATCACCTCCAGGCCCACGCCTGGCCACTCGTGCGCGAGCTCGAGCGGCTCGTCGACTGGCGGCGCCGCGCCGGCGCATCGCCGTACGGCGGGGGAGCGCTCGCGGGATCGACGCTGGGTCTCGACCCCGAGCTCGTCGCGCGCGAGCTCGGTCTGGACCGCCCCGCCGAGAACTCGCTCGACGGTACGGCGGCCCGCGACGTGGTGGCGGAGTTCGCGTTCATCGCCGCGATGACCGGCGTCGACCTGTCCCGCCTTGCGGAGGAGATCATCCTCTGGAACACCCATGAGTTCGGCTTCGTGACGCTGCACGACAGCTACTCGACCGGCTCGAGCATCATGCCGCAGAAGAAGAACCCCGACATCGCCGAGCTGGCACGCGGCAAGTCGGGGCGCCTCATCGGCAACCTCTCCGGCCTGCTGGCGACGCTCAAGGGGCTTCCGCTCGCGTACAACCGCGATCTCCAGGAGGACAAGGAGCCGGTGTTCGACTCCGTCCAGACGCTCGAAGTGGTGCTCCCGGCGTTCGCGGGCATGATCGCGACCCTGCGGTTCGACACGCAGCGGATGGCGGAACTGGCCCCGCAGGGCTTCTCTCTGGCGACGGACGTCGCGGAGTGGCTCGTGAAGCGGCGGGTGCCGTTCCGCGACGCCCATGAGATCTCCGGCGCGCTCGTGCGCGCGTGCGAGGAGCACGGGATCGGGCTGGAGGATGCGAGCGACGAGCTCCTGCTCTCGGTCTCGCCGCACCTGGTGCCCCAGGTGCGCGAGGTGCTCACGATCGAGGGCTCCGTGGCGTCGCGGACGGGCGCAGGGGGCACGGCGCCGGTGCGCGTGTCGGAGCAGCGCGCCGAGCTCATCGCCAGAGCCCAGGCCGCGGCGCACGCGCTGGGACTGTGA
- the argF gene encoding ornithine carbamoyltransferase: protein MTRHLLRDDDLSPAEQGEILDLALELKKDRWADKSLAGPQTVAVIFDKSSTRTRVSFAVGIADLGGSPLIISTANSQLGGKETPSDTARVLERQVAAIVWRTYAQAGLEEMAAGTRVPVINALSDDFHPCQLLADLLTIREHKGELAGLTLTFFGDGQSNMAHSYALAGVTAGMHVRIASPADYAPRADVVEAADRRAAETGGSITLFTDPIEAAAGADVIVTDTWVSMGKEEEKLARIRDLGGYKVTTETMQLADPEAIFIHCLPADRGYEVDSEVIDGPQSVVWDEAENRLHAQKALLVWLLRKNAEAA from the coding sequence ATGACCCGCCACCTGCTGCGCGACGACGATCTGAGCCCCGCAGAGCAGGGGGAGATCCTCGACCTCGCACTCGAGCTGAAGAAGGACCGCTGGGCCGACAAGAGCCTCGCCGGGCCGCAGACGGTCGCCGTCATCTTCGACAAGTCGTCCACGCGCACGCGCGTGTCGTTCGCCGTGGGCATCGCCGACCTGGGCGGTTCGCCCCTCATCATCTCCACCGCGAACAGCCAGCTCGGCGGCAAGGAGACGCCGTCGGACACGGCGCGCGTGCTCGAACGGCAGGTCGCAGCGATCGTGTGGCGCACCTACGCGCAGGCCGGGCTCGAGGAGATGGCGGCGGGCACGCGCGTACCGGTGATCAACGCGCTCTCCGACGACTTCCACCCGTGCCAGCTGCTCGCCGACCTCCTGACCATCCGCGAGCACAAGGGCGAGCTCGCCGGCCTGACCCTCACGTTCTTCGGAGACGGGCAGAGCAACATGGCGCACTCGTACGCCCTGGCCGGCGTGACGGCCGGCATGCACGTGCGCATCGCCTCTCCCGCCGATTACGCGCCGCGCGCGGACGTCGTGGAGGCGGCCGACCGGCGCGCGGCCGAGACCGGCGGCTCCATCACGCTGTTCACGGATCCGATCGAGGCGGCCGCCGGGGCCGACGTCATCGTGACCGACACCTGGGTGTCGATGGGCAAGGAGGAGGAGAAGCTCGCCCGCATCCGCGACCTCGGCGGGTACAAGGTCACCACCGAGACCATGCAGCTCGCCGACCCTGAGGCGATCTTCATCCACTGCCTCCCCGCCGACCGAGGCTACGAGGTCGATTCCGAGGTGATCGACGGGCCGCAGAGCGTCGTCTGGGACGAGGCCGAGAACCGGCTGCACGCGCAGAAGGCGCTCCTGGTGTGGCTGCTGCGCAAGAATGCCGAGGCCGCCTGA
- a CDS encoding acetylornithine transaminase → MSNWQDDAANHLILNVGPRLALLTRGEGSNLWDADGKRYLDFLAGIAVTSLGHAHPVFVDAVSRQAATLAHVSNYFATPPQLALAARLKRLAGAGIDGRVFFSNSGAEANEAAFKLARLHGGSARPRIIALENGFHGRTMGSLAMTAKESMRAPFEPMPGGVEHIPATVESLEQAMDDRVAAVIVEPIQGEAGVVELPEGFLAAARSLTLAHGALLIVDEIQTGAGRTGAWFGFSHEGITPDAITLAKGIGGGFPIGALVTYGAASELFTPGSHGSTFGGNPLATAVADAVLGEIERAGLVDNAARRGVQLREIIEGIGSPLIAEVRGRGLLIGVGLSAPVAGDVVAAAQERGLIVNAANPETVRIAPALTIGDAELAEFRELFTAALSDVQASLTPSGKALA, encoded by the coding sequence ATGAGCAACTGGCAGGACGACGCCGCGAATCATCTGATCCTCAACGTGGGGCCGCGCCTCGCGCTGCTGACCCGCGGTGAGGGCTCGAACCTGTGGGACGCCGACGGGAAGCGGTACCTCGACTTCCTCGCAGGTATCGCTGTGACCTCGCTCGGTCACGCGCACCCCGTGTTCGTCGATGCGGTCTCGCGGCAGGCCGCCACGCTCGCGCACGTGTCGAACTACTTCGCGACGCCTCCGCAGCTGGCCCTTGCCGCGCGCCTCAAGCGTCTCGCCGGCGCGGGCATCGACGGCCGCGTGTTCTTCTCGAACTCGGGAGCCGAGGCGAACGAAGCCGCGTTCAAGCTGGCCCGTCTGCACGGAGGAAGCGCGAGGCCGCGCATCATCGCGTTGGAGAACGGCTTCCACGGACGCACCATGGGGTCGCTCGCGATGACCGCCAAGGAGTCGATGCGTGCGCCGTTCGAGCCCATGCCCGGCGGCGTCGAGCACATCCCCGCGACCGTCGAGTCGCTCGAACAGGCCATGGACGACCGCGTGGCGGCCGTCATCGTCGAGCCCATCCAGGGAGAGGCCGGCGTCGTGGAGCTGCCAGAGGGGTTCCTCGCAGCGGCGCGTTCCCTCACGCTCGCGCACGGCGCGCTTCTCATCGTCGACGAGATCCAGACGGGGGCCGGTCGCACCGGAGCGTGGTTCGGATTCAGCCATGAGGGCATCACGCCCGACGCGATCACGCTGGCGAAGGGCATCGGCGGAGGCTTCCCCATCGGCGCCCTGGTGACCTACGGTGCGGCGAGCGAACTCTTCACGCCCGGGTCGCACGGCTCGACGTTCGGCGGCAACCCGCTCGCGACCGCGGTCGCCGACGCCGTGCTCGGCGAGATCGAGCGCGCCGGCCTCGTCGACAACGCGGCGCGGCGCGGTGTGCAGCTGAGGGAGATCATCGAAGGCATCGGTTCGCCCCTCATCGCCGAGGTCCGCGGGCGCGGTCTGCTCATCGGCGTCGGGCTCTCGGCACCCGTCGCGGGCGACGTCGTCGCCGCCGCGCAGGAGCGGGGCCTGATCGTCAACGCAGCCAACCCCGAGACCGTGCGCATCGCCCCGGCGCTCACGATCGGCGACGCGGAGCTCGCCGAGTTCCGCGAGCTGTTCACCGCCGCGCTCTCCGACGTCCAGGCGTCCCTCACCCCCTCCGGAAAGGCCCTCGCATGA
- the argB gene encoding acetylglutamate kinase, which translates to MTDIQDTPAEIAAVKAETLIESLPWLKKFRDQIVVVKYGGNAMVSDELQEAFAQDIAYLRYVGVQPVVVHGGGPQISDMLARLDIPSEFKGGYRVTTTEAIGVVRMVLTGQVNPQLVSKINSHGPIATGLSGEDAGLFGGRRRGVVVDGEEIDLGRVGDVVQVDPTPVFDHLAAGRVPVVSSIAPDLDHPGQSLNVNADAAAAALAVALGARKLVILTDVPGLYADWPNRDSLVSHLTSDALIEMLPRLESGMIPKMRACLDAVEGGVDAAAIIDGRVPHSVLVELFTSKGIGTEVVLGSAGTNA; encoded by the coding sequence ATGACCGACATCCAGGACACCCCGGCAGAGATCGCCGCGGTCAAGGCCGAGACGCTCATCGAGTCGCTGCCCTGGCTGAAGAAGTTCCGCGACCAGATCGTCGTCGTCAAGTACGGCGGCAACGCGATGGTCTCGGACGAGCTGCAGGAGGCCTTCGCGCAGGACATCGCGTACCTGCGGTACGTCGGCGTGCAGCCGGTCGTCGTGCACGGCGGCGGCCCGCAGATCTCCGACATGCTCGCACGCCTCGACATCCCCAGCGAGTTCAAGGGCGGCTACCGCGTCACCACCACCGAGGCGATCGGCGTCGTGCGCATGGTCCTCACCGGACAGGTGAATCCGCAGCTCGTGTCGAAGATCAACTCGCACGGCCCCATCGCCACGGGCCTCAGCGGCGAAGACGCCGGGCTCTTCGGGGGCCGCAGACGCGGCGTGGTCGTCGACGGCGAGGAGATCGATCTCGGCCGGGTCGGGGACGTGGTGCAGGTCGACCCCACGCCCGTGTTCGACCACCTCGCGGCGGGACGCGTTCCCGTCGTCTCGAGCATCGCGCCGGACCTCGACCATCCAGGCCAGTCCCTCAACGTCAACGCGGATGCCGCAGCCGCCGCGCTCGCCGTGGCGCTGGGCGCCCGCAAGCTGGTGATCCTCACCGACGTGCCCGGGCTGTACGCCGACTGGCCGAACCGCGACTCGCTCGTGTCGCATCTGACCTCGGATGCGCTGATCGAGATGCTGCCGCGCCTGGAGTCCGGGATGATCCCGAAGATGCGCGCATGCCTCGACGCCGTCGAGGGCGGGGTCGACGCCGCGGCGATCATCGACGGACGGGTGCCGCACTCGGTGCTCGTCGAACTCTTCACCAGCAAGGGAATCGGGACAGAAGTGGTCTTGGGAAGCGCAGGGACGAACGCATGA
- the argJ gene encoding bifunctional glutamate N-acetyltransferase/amino-acid acetyltransferase ArgJ, translating to MSVTAPAGFEAAGVAAGLKSTGNPDVAVVVNRGPRKVGAAVFTSNRAKANPIIWSQQAVADRVVEAVVLNSGGANCFTGSFGFQTTHQTAEKAAELLGVSAGDVLVCSTGLIGVGDETFRAKVLDGTARAIAELSENGGESAAQAIMTTDTVAKTAVVRRDGWTIGGMAKGAGMLAPGLATMLVVITTDADLEPLEADAALRAATGRTFDRLDSDGCMSTNDQVTLLANGASGVKPDLHEFGAALAELCQELAVKLQGDAEGASHDITIEVRNAASEQDAVEVGRSVARNNLFKAAIFGNDPNWGRVLAAIGTTNAQFDPYDVDVWMNGVRVCTEGGPDRPREEVDLTPRATHLVIDLKVGDATASILTNDLTHDYVHENSAYAS from the coding sequence GTGAGCGTCACCGCACCCGCAGGATTCGAAGCGGCAGGCGTCGCCGCCGGGCTCAAGTCGACCGGAAACCCCGACGTAGCGGTGGTCGTGAACCGTGGCCCGCGCAAGGTCGGTGCCGCCGTGTTCACGAGCAACCGGGCCAAGGCGAACCCCATCATCTGGTCGCAGCAGGCGGTCGCCGACCGCGTCGTCGAAGCGGTGGTGCTGAACTCGGGCGGCGCGAACTGCTTCACCGGCTCCTTCGGATTCCAGACCACGCACCAGACCGCGGAGAAGGCGGCGGAGCTTCTCGGCGTGAGTGCGGGCGACGTGCTCGTCTGCTCCACCGGTCTCATCGGCGTCGGTGACGAGACGTTCCGCGCCAAGGTGCTCGACGGCACCGCCCGCGCCATCGCCGAGCTGTCCGAGAACGGAGGGGAGTCAGCCGCGCAGGCCATCATGACGACCGACACCGTGGCGAAGACCGCGGTGGTGCGGCGCGACGGCTGGACGATCGGCGGCATGGCGAAGGGGGCGGGCATGCTCGCTCCTGGGCTCGCGACGATGCTCGTGGTGATCACGACGGATGCCGATCTCGAACCGCTCGAGGCCGACGCCGCACTGCGCGCGGCGACAGGCCGCACGTTCGACCGCCTCGACTCGGACGGGTGCATGTCGACGAACGATCAGGTCACGCTCCTCGCCAACGGCGCGAGCGGTGTCAAGCCAGATCTCCACGAGTTCGGCGCGGCGCTCGCGGAGCTCTGCCAGGAGCTCGCCGTCAAGCTGCAGGGCGATGCCGAGGGCGCGAGCCACGACATCACGATCGAGGTCCGGAACGCGGCATCCGAGCAGGACGCGGTCGAGGTCGGCCGCTCCGTCGCCCGCAACAACCTCTTCAAGGCGGCGATCTTCGGCAACGATCCCAACTGGGGGAGGGTGCTCGCGGCCATCGGCACGACGAATGCGCAGTTCGATCCGTACGACGTCGACGTCTGGATGAACGGCGTGCGCGTCTGCACCGAGGGCGGCCCCGATCGCCCCCGTGAGGAGGTCGACCTGACGCCGCGCGCCACGCACCTCGTCATCGACCTCAAGGTCGGCGACGCGACGGCCTCGATCCTCACCAACGACCTCACCCACGACTACGTCCACGAGAACAGCGCGTACGCCTCATGA
- the argC gene encoding N-acetyl-gamma-glutamyl-phosphate reductase, with product MTYSVAVSGASGYAGGEILRLLADHPDVEIRTVTAHSNAGQPLADHQPHLRSLAHLTLQDTTPDVLAGHDIVFLALPHGQSGQYTDALGSVPLVIDAGADHRLTSKDAWDAFYGGQFHEPWTYGVPELVTGPRHADPSGVVKQREVLRGATRIAAPGCNASTVSLSLAPGVAAGVIDASDIVTVLAVGPSGAGKSLKPNLLASEILGSANPYAVGGTHRHIPEIRQAIAAAGDLDPDGIRISFTPVLVPMSRGILATSTAPIAEGATDAQIRDAWESAYGGETFVQLLPEGRFPRTSDVLGANTALIGLAIDRAANRVTVVTAVDNLVKGTAGAAIQSMNIALGLPETRALSVNGVAP from the coding sequence ATGACGTATTCCGTCGCCGTCTCCGGCGCATCCGGCTACGCAGGCGGCGAGATCCTCCGCCTCCTGGCCGACCACCCCGACGTCGAGATCCGCACCGTCACAGCGCACTCGAACGCAGGCCAGCCGCTCGCGGATCATCAGCCGCACCTGCGCTCGCTCGCGCACCTCACGCTGCAGGACACGACGCCCGACGTGCTCGCGGGGCACGACATCGTGTTCCTCGCGCTGCCGCACGGCCAGTCCGGGCAGTACACCGACGCACTGGGGTCGGTGCCGCTCGTCATCGACGCGGGAGCGGACCACCGGCTCACCTCGAAGGACGCATGGGACGCGTTCTACGGCGGGCAGTTCCACGAGCCGTGGACGTACGGCGTGCCAGAGCTGGTCACGGGTCCCCGTCACGCGGATCCGAGCGGAGTCGTGAAGCAGCGTGAGGTGCTGCGCGGCGCGACCCGCATCGCCGCACCGGGGTGCAACGCCTCCACCGTGAGCCTCAGCCTCGCCCCGGGCGTCGCGGCGGGAGTGATCGACGCGTCGGACATCGTGACGGTGCTTGCGGTCGGTCCGTCCGGCGCAGGCAAGAGCCTCAAGCCGAACCTCCTCGCGAGCGAGATCCTCGGCAGCGCCAACCCCTACGCGGTCGGCGGCACCCATCGGCACATCCCTGAGATCCGGCAGGCCATCGCCGCGGCCGGAGACCTCGACCCCGACGGCATCCGCATCTCCTTCACGCCCGTGCTCGTGCCGATGTCCCGGGGGATCCTCGCGACCTCGACCGCCCCGATCGCGGAGGGAGCCACCGACGCGCAGATCCGCGACGCCTGGGAGAGCGCCTACGGCGGCGAGACGTTCGTGCAGCTCCTCCCGGAGGGGCGCTTCCCGCGTACGTCCGATGTGCTCGGCGCCAACACCGCCCTCATCGGGCTCGCGATCGACCGTGCGGCGAACCGCGTCACGGTGGTCACCGCCGTCGACAACCTCGTCAAGGGCACAGCGGGCGCCGCCATCCAGTCCATGAACATCGCGCTCGGTCTGCCCGAGACCCGCGCCCTCTCAGTGAACGGAGTCGCGCCGTGA